In Nocardioides sp., the following proteins share a genomic window:
- a CDS encoding corrinoid protein, which yields MTPEEILQGLYDETLTGNGPRVLELTHEALGMDMEPQTLLFDALIPSLEEVGARFERGDFFVPEMLIAGRAMAGAMEVLRPLLADTGVETIGKFLMGTVKGDVHDIGKNLVNIMLEGAGFEVIDLGVQVAPEKFISAIEEHSPDIVGFSAFLTTTMPMFKANINALEKAGMRDDVIVMVGGAPVTQEYADAVGADGYAADASATVKRAKDLLRKKRSMVPA from the coding sequence ATGACCCCCGAGGAAATTCTGCAGGGCCTCTACGACGAGACGCTGACCGGGAACGGGCCCCGTGTTCTGGAACTCACCCATGAGGCGCTGGGCATGGACATGGAGCCGCAGACGCTCCTTTTCGACGCCCTGATCCCCTCACTCGAGGAGGTCGGCGCTCGCTTCGAGCGCGGCGACTTCTTCGTCCCCGAGATGCTGATCGCCGGTCGCGCCATGGCCGGCGCGATGGAGGTGCTCCGCCCACTGCTGGCCGACACCGGCGTCGAGACCATCGGCAAGTTCTTGATGGGCACCGTCAAGGGCGACGTGCACGACATCGGCAAGAACCTGGTCAACATCATGTTGGAGGGCGCCGGCTTCGAGGTCATCGACCTCGGTGTCCAGGTCGCGCCGGAGAAGTTCATCTCCGCGATCGAGGAGCACTCCCCCGACATCGTCGGCTTCTCGGCGTTCCTCACCACGACGATGCCGATGTTCAAGGCCAACATCAACGCCTTGGAGAAGGCGGGCATGCGCGATGACGTGATCGTGATGGTCGGCGGCGCGCCCGTGACCCAGGAGTACGCAGACGCGGTCGGCGCCGACGGTTATGCAGCCGACGCATCCGCGACGGTCAAACGCGCCAAGGACCTGCTGCGCAAGAAGCGCTCGATGGTGCCTGCCTGA
- a CDS encoding trimethylamine methyltransferase family protein, with amino-acid sequence MFVNKMPRYEILSQDAIATLDTGWRRLMTEIGVEFMDDRALDLFRQAGQKVQDNTVFLDPDFVLEQVAKAPGEFDVQARNPENSIHIGGDHMAFGAVYGPPFVREGEVRRDATMDDFRNFTKLAQSSGVLDSAGGVICEPNDTPLDSRHLDMIYALQTLTDKIYMGNVVSGVNAADTIAMSSILFGAGEGIEAGRARIEETPATISLINCNSPLRWDDRMLEAQFEYSAANQAVVLTPFILMGAMSPVTIPAALVQQITEALSGIALSQLIRPGSPVVFGSFLSNIDMQSGSPTFGTPESGIGLLCTGQIARHFGLPFRTGGGLTSSQVPDAQAGYEALMTLMPTFLAGTNWAMHSAGWLEGGLVAGYEKFIVDEQIVEMLQHEFTPLEIDEASMAFGAHEEVGHGGHFLGSMHTMELFRTCFYRPFLNSSENYERWMRGGSVDTAGRAAKLWKQRVEEYEQPPLDEAIREELEAYVVRRRHELGD; translated from the coding sequence ATGTTCGTCAACAAGATGCCGAGGTACGAGATCCTCAGCCAGGACGCGATCGCCACCCTCGACACCGGCTGGCGGCGGCTGATGACCGAGATCGGCGTCGAATTCATGGACGACCGCGCGCTCGACCTCTTCCGTCAGGCTGGCCAGAAGGTGCAGGACAACACGGTCTTCCTCGACCCCGACTTCGTACTCGAGCAGGTCGCCAAGGCGCCCGGCGAGTTCGACGTGCAGGCGCGCAACCCGGAGAACTCGATCCACATCGGTGGCGACCACATGGCGTTCGGTGCGGTGTACGGCCCGCCGTTCGTACGCGAGGGCGAGGTGCGCCGCGACGCGACGATGGACGACTTCCGCAACTTCACCAAGCTCGCCCAGTCGTCCGGTGTCCTCGACTCCGCGGGTGGCGTCATCTGCGAGCCCAACGACACGCCACTGGACTCGCGGCACCTCGACATGATCTACGCGCTGCAGACCCTGACCGACAAGATCTATATGGGCAACGTGGTCAGCGGGGTCAACGCCGCCGACACGATCGCGATGTCGTCGATCCTGTTCGGTGCGGGCGAGGGCATCGAGGCCGGGCGGGCCCGGATCGAGGAGACTCCGGCGACGATCTCGCTGATCAACTGCAACTCGCCGCTGCGCTGGGACGACCGGATGCTGGAGGCGCAGTTCGAATACTCCGCGGCCAACCAGGCAGTCGTACTGACGCCCTTCATCCTGATGGGCGCGATGTCCCCGGTGACGATCCCGGCGGCGCTGGTCCAACAGATCACCGAGGCGCTGTCGGGCATCGCGCTCTCGCAGTTGATCCGACCGGGCTCCCCGGTGGTCTTCGGGTCTTTCCTGTCCAACATCGACATGCAGTCGGGCTCTCCCACCTTCGGTACGCCGGAGTCGGGCATCGGTCTGTTGTGCACCGGCCAGATCGCCCGGCACTTCGGGTTGCCGTTCCGTACCGGCGGCGGCCTCACGTCGTCACAGGTCCCGGACGCCCAAGCCGGCTACGAGGCGCTGATGACCTTGATGCCGACCTTCCTGGCCGGCACCAACTGGGCGATGCACTCGGCCGGTTGGCTCGAGGGCGGGCTCGTGGCCGGATACGAGAAGTTCATCGTCGACGAGCAGATCGTCGAGATGTTGCAGCATGAGTTCACGCCGCTGGAGATCGACGAGGCGTCGATGGCGTTCGGCGCGCACGAGGAGGTCGGCCACGGCGGCCACTTCCTGGGGTCGATGCACACGATGGAGTTGTTCCGCACGTGCTTCTATCGCCCGTTCCTGAACTCGTCGGAGAACTACGAGCGTTGGATGCGCGGGGGCAGTGTCGACACCGCGGGCCGAGCGGCCAAGCTGTGGAAGCAGCGCGTCGAGGAGTACGAGCAGCCGCCGCTGGACGAGGCGATCCGTGAGGAGTTGGAGGCGTACGTCGTGAGACGGCGTCACGAGTTGGGCGACTGA
- a CDS encoding IclR family transcriptional regulator, with the protein MSERSISEGATGTQAVDRAALLLSTVVDAEEPVGFSSLAEECGLPKSTTSRLLTALERTELVERTDEGEYVAGPLFSRFAARRESPDLVRLAQPMMQNLVDVTGETVNLAIALGSVVDHIAQVDSTFLLGTRDWTHVEVPNHASAIAKVLMAAGELPLPDALPALTDHTITDVRRLREVLAGVERDGYAFTSDELEVGLTSVAVPVHNIRGDVVAVLGISGPTARLAGRHRALARLMMDQSAQLTRALGTLFTKEGVA; encoded by the coding sequence ATGAGCGAGAGATCCATCAGCGAGGGGGCCACCGGCACCCAGGCGGTGGACCGGGCGGCCCTGCTGCTGTCCACCGTGGTGGACGCCGAGGAACCCGTCGGTTTCTCCAGCCTGGCCGAGGAGTGCGGGCTGCCGAAGTCGACGACCTCGCGCCTGCTCACCGCCTTGGAGCGCACCGAACTGGTGGAGCGCACCGACGAGGGTGAATACGTGGCCGGACCGCTCTTCTCCAGATTCGCGGCCCGCCGCGAGTCGCCGGATCTCGTACGCCTGGCTCAGCCGATGATGCAGAACCTGGTCGATGTCACCGGGGAGACAGTCAACCTGGCCATCGCGTTGGGCAGCGTCGTCGACCACATCGCACAGGTCGACTCCACGTTCCTGCTCGGCACTCGCGACTGGACCCACGTCGAGGTCCCCAACCACGCCTCGGCGATCGCCAAGGTGCTGATGGCAGCCGGCGAACTCCCACTGCCCGACGCGCTGCCCGCGCTGACCGATCACACCATCACCGACGTACGCCGACTGCGCGAGGTGCTCGCAGGCGTCGAACGCGATGGCTATGCCTTCACCAGCGATGAACTCGAGGTCGGCCTCACCTCCGTGGCGGTTCCCGTCCACAACATCCGTGGCGACGTCGTCGCCGTGCTCGGGATCTCGGGTCCCACCGCTCGACTCGCCGGGCGCCACCGTGCGCTCGCGCGCTTGATGATGGATCAATCCGCCCAACTCACCCGAGCCCTGGGCACTCTCTTCACGAAGGAGGGCGTCGCATGA
- the purU gene encoding formyltetrahydrofolate deformylase — translation MTHFVLTLTCPDRPGIVHSVSGFLAERGANITESQQYGDADTEAFFMRVAFDLGGGVVDELREAFMTVAARFEMSYELWDAKAPFRTLLMVSQHLHCLNDLLFRWSTGALPIEIPVVVSNHRDAERLVRGYGLEFVHVPVTRDTKAEAEATLRGLIEEHDVDLVVLARYMQILSDDLCRDLSGRAINIHHSFLPSFKGAKPYHQAYDRGVKLVGATAHYVTGDLDEGPIIEQDVMRVDHGDTQAELVAAGRDVEAQVLSRAVKWHAESRVLLNGHRTVVFR, via the coding sequence GTGACCCACTTCGTCCTCACCCTGACCTGCCCCGACCGACCCGGGATCGTGCACTCGGTCTCGGGATTCCTCGCCGAGCGCGGCGCCAACATCACCGAATCGCAGCAGTATGGCGACGCCGACACCGAGGCGTTCTTCATGCGGGTCGCTTTTGATCTCGGCGGCGGCGTGGTCGATGAGTTGCGCGAGGCCTTCATGACGGTGGCGGCGCGGTTCGAGATGTCGTACGAGCTGTGGGACGCCAAGGCGCCCTTCCGGACCTTGCTGATGGTCAGCCAGCATCTGCACTGCCTCAACGACCTGCTATTTCGTTGGTCGACCGGTGCGCTGCCGATCGAGATCCCGGTGGTGGTGTCCAACCACCGCGACGCCGAGCGCCTCGTCCGTGGGTATGGGCTGGAGTTCGTGCACGTGCCCGTCACGCGCGACACCAAAGCCGAGGCCGAAGCGACTCTGCGTGGACTGATCGAGGAGCACGACGTCGACCTGGTCGTGCTGGCGCGCTACATGCAGATCCTGTCGGACGACCTGTGCCGCGATCTGTCCGGTCGCGCGATCAACATCCACCACTCGTTCCTGCCCAGCTTCAAGGGCGCCAAGCCCTACCATCAGGCGTACGACCGCGGGGTCAAGTTGGTCGGCGCGACCGCGCACTATGTGACCGGTGACCTGGACGAGGGCCCGATCATCGAGCAGGACGTGATGCGGGTTGACCACGGCGACACCCAGGCCGAGCTCGTGGCGGCGGGGCGCGACGTCGAAGCCCAGGTGCTCTCGCGGGCGGTGAAGTGGCACGCGGAGAGCCGGGTGCTGCTCAACGGGCACCGTACGGTCGTCTTCCGCTGA